A window of Brachybacterium fresconis contains these coding sequences:
- a CDS encoding ATP-binding cassette domain-containing protein produces the protein MSTADELLVLHDLQVSIAGRSIVTGLDLTVRAGRITALVGESGSGKSMTALATIGLQPRGAEARGGARLDGDELVGRSAPEMRQIRSGRIGMIFQEPGQSLSPVMKVSTGFRHGLAVREGIRSRAHAAQRTRELLASVGLPDPDRTAASYPHELSGGELQRVVIALALSGDPSLLIADEPTTALDVTVQRGILELLVRIVRERQIGILLITHDMGVVGEIADEVVVLKDGDVVETGPVRQVLSAPDAPYTQALLSAVPRLAESLERADGGAVPEQREGEHPVVRVEGLTVEYHRRGGSHRALEDVGTEIRRGEIHGLVGESGSGKSTWGKALAGLVPAQARTLEIEGVDPRTLGAAQRRAAYARVGLVFQDPASSLNPRRTVGWSIGEPLQLAGGISRTDIARRVKRALEIVHLPASYVSRLPHELSGGQRQRVSIARALILEPALLIADEPTSALDVTIQAHVIDVLRDAIEETRFACVFISHDLAVVGTLADRVTVLQAGKAVEQGAARDVLGNPQHEYTRTLLASVPDPARRLRAGDRPAA, from the coding sequence ATGAGCACCGCCGACGAGCTCCTGGTCCTCCATGACCTGCAGGTGAGTATCGCCGGCCGGTCCATCGTGACCGGCTTGGACCTCACCGTGCGCGCGGGGAGGATCACCGCGCTGGTGGGCGAGTCGGGATCCGGCAAGAGCATGACGGCGCTGGCCACGATCGGGCTCCAACCGCGCGGCGCCGAGGCGCGGGGCGGCGCCCGGCTGGACGGTGATGAGCTCGTCGGCCGTTCCGCCCCGGAGATGCGGCAGATCCGGTCCGGGCGGATCGGGATGATCTTCCAGGAGCCGGGGCAGTCCCTGTCCCCGGTGATGAAGGTGTCCACCGGCTTCCGGCATGGCCTCGCCGTGCGCGAGGGCATCCGCTCCCGGGCGCATGCCGCGCAGCGCACCCGCGAGCTGCTGGCCTCCGTCGGCCTGCCGGACCCGGACCGCACCGCCGCCTCCTACCCGCACGAGCTCTCCGGCGGCGAACTGCAGCGCGTGGTCATCGCCCTTGCGCTGAGCGGCGATCCGTCGCTGCTGATCGCCGACGAGCCCACCACCGCGCTCGACGTCACCGTGCAGCGCGGGATCCTCGAGCTGCTGGTGAGGATCGTGCGGGAGCGGCAGATCGGGATCCTGCTCATCACCCATGACATGGGCGTGGTGGGCGAGATCGCCGACGAGGTCGTGGTGCTCAAGGACGGCGACGTGGTGGAGACGGGACCGGTGCGCCAGGTGCTCTCCGCGCCCGATGCCCCGTACACGCAGGCCCTGCTGTCCGCCGTTCCGCGGCTCGCCGAGAGCCTCGAGCGGGCCGACGGGGGAGCGGTGCCGGAGCAGCGGGAGGGCGAGCATCCCGTCGTCCGCGTCGAGGGACTGACCGTGGAGTACCACCGTCGCGGCGGCTCGCACCGGGCGCTCGAGGATGTCGGCACGGAGATCCGGCGCGGGGAGATCCACGGCCTGGTCGGCGAGTCCGGCTCCGGTAAGTCCACGTGGGGGAAGGCTCTCGCGGGCCTGGTCCCGGCGCAGGCGCGCACCCTCGAGATCGAGGGCGTCGACCCGCGCACGCTCGGCGCCGCGCAGCGTCGGGCGGCGTACGCGCGGGTGGGGCTCGTGTTCCAGGACCCCGCCTCCTCGCTGAACCCGCGCCGCACCGTGGGCTGGAGCATCGGGGAGCCGCTGCAGCTGGCCGGCGGCATCTCGCGCACCGACATCGCGAGGCGCGTGAAGCGGGCGCTGGAGATCGTGCATCTGCCTGCCTCGTACGTCAGCCGGCTGCCGCATGAGCTCTCGGGCGGTCAGCGCCAGCGGGTCTCGATCGCCCGCGCCCTGATCCTCGAGCCGGCCCTGCTCATCGCCGACGAGCCCACCAGCGCCCTGGACGTCACCATCCAGGCGCACGTGATCGACGTGCTGCGCGACGCGATCGAGGAGACCCGCTTCGCCTGCGTGTTCATCAGCCACGACCTGGCCGTGGTCGGGACCCTCGCCGATCGCGTGACGGTGCTGCAGGCCGGGAAGGCGGTCGAGCAGGGCGCCGCGCGCGATGTCCTCGGGAACCCGCAGCACGAGTACACGCGCACCCTGCTCGCGAGCGTGCCCGACCCCGCCCGGCGGCTGCGCGCCGGCGACCGGCCGGCCGCGTAG
- a CDS encoding Gfo/Idh/MocA family protein produces MEDIGIGVVSLGWMGRLHATSYQRIPSRFPELGVRPRLVVAADPLEANQHAATEQFGFDKAVASIDEVLADPEVEAVSICSPNFLHRDFAVKAAEAGKPFWIEKPMGVSAQQSRQIHDAAAAAGVATAVGFNYRHAPAVQHLRSLVADGSLGRITNVRCWLNADYASSPDGPLTWRYDRDKAGSGVIGDLLSHGADLVSYVTGQHIAEVTATSDVFIPERPIPTSAGVGHGGIEVGSERGPVQNEDWVAALAHLSGGAHATMESSRVARGHRSDYALELFGTEGSARWSFTRMNEFEVMLGEGGSEHGYTTVLAGPGHGEYSRFQPGPGIPMSFDDLKTIEAAEFLSDVAHGTQLAPNAADGLAAAEVCEAVVRSAASRAWEAVPAV; encoded by the coding sequence ATGGAAGACATCGGCATCGGCGTCGTCAGCCTCGGCTGGATGGGACGTCTGCACGCCACGTCCTACCAGCGGATCCCGTCCCGCTTCCCCGAGCTCGGCGTGCGGCCGCGCCTGGTGGTCGCGGCGGACCCGCTGGAGGCGAACCAGCACGCTGCCACCGAGCAGTTCGGGTTCGACAAGGCAGTGGCGAGCATCGACGAGGTGCTCGCCGATCCCGAGGTCGAGGCCGTCTCGATCTGCTCGCCGAATTTCCTGCACCGCGATTTCGCGGTCAAGGCGGCCGAGGCCGGCAAGCCCTTCTGGATCGAGAAGCCGATGGGCGTCTCCGCGCAGCAGTCCCGCCAGATCCACGACGCCGCGGCCGCCGCCGGGGTGGCCACGGCCGTCGGCTTCAACTACCGCCATGCGCCGGCCGTCCAGCACCTGCGCTCCCTGGTGGCCGACGGGAGCCTGGGCCGGATCACGAACGTGCGCTGCTGGCTGAACGCCGACTACGCCTCCTCCCCCGATGGTCCGCTGACCTGGCGCTACGACCGGGACAAGGCGGGCAGCGGCGTGATCGGAGATCTGCTCTCCCACGGCGCGGACCTGGTCTCCTACGTGACCGGTCAGCACATTGCCGAGGTCACCGCCACCTCGGACGTGTTCATCCCCGAGCGTCCGATCCCCACCTCCGCGGGGGTCGGCCACGGCGGCATCGAGGTGGGCAGCGAACGCGGTCCGGTGCAGAACGAGGACTGGGTCGCGGCGCTCGCGCATCTGTCCGGCGGGGCCCACGCGACGATGGAGTCCTCCCGCGTGGCGCGCGGCCACCGCAGCGACTACGCCCTGGAGCTGTTCGGCACCGAGGGCTCGGCCCGCTGGTCCTTCACCCGGATGAACGAGTTCGAGGTGATGCTCGGCGAGGGCGGCAGCGAGCACGGTTACACCACGGTGCTGGCCGGCCCCGGTCACGGCGAGTACTCCCGCTTCCAGCCGGGCCCCGGCATCCCCATGAGCTTCGACGACCTCAAGACCATCGAGGCGGCGGAATTCCTCTCCGACGTCGCCCATGGCACGCAGCTCGCGCCGAACGCGGCCGACGGGCTCGCGGCGGCCGAGGTGTGCGAGGCCGTGGTGCGGTCCGCGGCGTCCCGGGCGTGGGAGGCCGTGCCGGCGGTCTGA
- a CDS encoding ABC transporter permease gives MTTSDALPVEAAASAEERPSRAPVWRSFLRPAPLAAAVVIALSLLSAIFASQLSALSGNDPFTFHADALGPDTAPIGVLGGISADHWFGVEPGTGRDLFSLVVHGARVSLLVGIASTVMATVIGVVLGVIAGAVGGIVEKLVDFATDVTLGFPFLIFAIALSALFPLEAPRALLLTLVIGIFGWPGIARVVAAETRVIVRQPYVVASRVMGARFGHLFRHQVLPNVASTVIVYSCISLPGRISAEATLSFLGVGVLPPTPSWGRSIGDAISWLLVDPAFLLFPAAALFLVTFSFNILGDTLRDALDPRGVR, from the coding sequence ATGACGACCAGTGACGCCCTCCCGGTCGAGGCTGCTGCCTCGGCGGAGGAGCGACCCTCGCGCGCGCCCGTCTGGCGCTCCTTCCTGCGCCCGGCGCCCCTAGCCGCCGCCGTCGTCATCGCCCTCAGCCTGCTCTCCGCGATCTTCGCCTCGCAGCTGAGCGCCCTGTCCGGGAACGACCCGTTCACCTTCCACGCGGACGCCCTCGGGCCCGACACCGCCCCCATCGGGGTGCTGGGCGGCATCAGCGCCGACCATTGGTTCGGGGTCGAGCCCGGGACCGGGCGCGACCTGTTCTCCCTGGTCGTCCACGGCGCCCGGGTGTCACTGCTGGTGGGCATCGCGTCGACGGTGATGGCGACGGTCATCGGGGTGGTGCTCGGCGTCATCGCGGGAGCCGTCGGCGGGATCGTCGAGAAGCTGGTGGACTTCGCCACCGACGTCACCCTGGGCTTCCCCTTCCTCATCTTCGCCATCGCGCTCAGCGCCCTGTTTCCGCTGGAGGCGCCTCGGGCCTTGCTGCTCACCCTGGTCATCGGCATATTCGGCTGGCCCGGGATAGCCCGCGTGGTCGCCGCGGAGACCCGCGTGATCGTGCGCCAGCCCTATGTCGTCGCCTCCCGCGTGATGGGCGCCCGCTTCGGGCACCTCTTTCGTCATCAGGTGCTCCCCAACGTCGCCTCGACCGTGATCGTGTACTCGTGCATCTCGCTGCCGGGCAGGATCAGCGCGGAGGCCACCTTGTCCTTCCTGGGCGTCGGCGTGCTGCCGCCCACTCCGTCGTGGGGCCGGTCAATCGGTGACGCCATCAGCTGGCTGCTCGTGGATCCCGCCTTTCTGCTGTTCCCCGCCGCGGCACTGTTCCTGGTGACCTTCTCCTTCAACATCCTCGGCGACACCCTGCGTGACGCCCTCGACCCCCGAGGGGTGCGCTGA
- a CDS encoding alpha-mannosidase, which produces MHDNRPTSEDRVRRFLRELLPARRHLDTAPLTIDAWEAPDEPVPFEVAREQDYTPISVGDRWGRPWSTLWLHVTGTVPETWTCDEQKDIELQLDLSFTNMPGFQAEALIWTPEGETVKAINPYNQYLTLEPGQQVDYYLECAANPNVPGDWTFEPTPLGDKATAGEDPIYDLTRLRLAWRSRSIWELEQDVVALDGLMHTLPEQSPRRFDILAALTAALDAADPDDLHASAPDARDALRPALRAPANASALTVIATGHAHIDSAWLWPLRETRRKCARTFSNVCWLLEHYEQLTFSCSSAQQYAWIRDEYPGLWKRISRHVAEGRFIPVGGMWVESDTNMPGSEALARQFLHGKKFFLDEFGIETKETWLPDSFGYSASLPQICALAGNDYFLTQKVSWNQYSTFPHHTFRWEGIDGTTQFTHFPPIDAYNGQLTAAELAYFETNFKDKGASHIGLTPTGWGDGGGGPTREMIASQERFADLDGAPRVEWSTPTDFFTRAQEEHPEAPIWNGELYLELHRGTYSSQIHGKQGNRRTEALMHDVELWSATAAHLVAGFEYPHEEIDALWDKLLLLQFHDILPGSSIAWVHREAEHSYAHITERGEALVAAALQVLGDDGGTEQLVNSRSRAVQGVVPLGADVPERPEGAPALSREGGSLVVETPELHVEIDERGLLTSLRAGREGREAIAPGAGGALLQLHRDAPNAWDSWDIDEFYRHVHRDLEAESVPEVTTDDDGTVRVAVAYRTRPDGFPERPYEGAPSVGAGSRIVLTYSVVPGATELGIDLDVHWHERKKVLKLAFPLDVRAAVMSSEIQFGHIDRPIPVNTNEDFGRFETCAHRWVRVAEPDFGIALANDSSYGHDVRRVLRGRNGAGTTTVLRATVLRAAEFPDPLAEEGEYTVRYAIRPRAAVADAIDMGEALNQAERTLHRSAPLEPVATLEESSARIQTIKRAEDRSDDLLVRLYESEGRRALTALSVPGARSLTVVDLLERPLDERSPLAERAAQAQGERIPLTLNPFEITTVRATF; this is translated from the coding sequence ATGCACGACAACCGTCCCACCAGCGAGGACCGGGTCCGTCGCTTCCTCCGGGAACTGCTGCCCGCCCGCCGGCACCTGGACACCGCGCCGCTCACCATCGACGCCTGGGAGGCGCCGGACGAGCCGGTGCCCTTCGAGGTCGCGCGCGAGCAGGACTACACCCCGATCTCCGTGGGCGACCGCTGGGGCCGCCCCTGGTCGACGCTGTGGCTGCACGTGACCGGGACCGTCCCCGAGACCTGGACCTGCGACGAGCAGAAGGACATCGAGCTGCAGCTCGACCTGTCGTTCACGAACATGCCTGGCTTCCAGGCCGAAGCGCTCATCTGGACCCCGGAGGGCGAGACGGTCAAGGCGATCAACCCCTACAACCAGTACCTCACGCTCGAGCCCGGCCAGCAGGTGGACTACTACCTCGAGTGCGCCGCGAACCCCAATGTGCCGGGCGACTGGACCTTCGAGCCGACGCCCCTCGGCGACAAGGCGACGGCCGGAGAGGACCCGATCTACGACCTCACCCGGCTGCGCCTGGCCTGGCGCAGCCGCAGCATCTGGGAGCTCGAGCAGGATGTCGTGGCGCTGGACGGACTGATGCACACGCTGCCCGAGCAGTCGCCGCGGCGCTTCGACATCCTCGCGGCGCTGACCGCCGCGCTCGACGCAGCGGACCCTGACGACCTGCACGCCAGCGCGCCCGACGCCCGGGACGCGCTGCGGCCCGCGCTCCGGGCACCGGCCAATGCGTCCGCCCTGACCGTGATCGCGACCGGGCACGCCCACATCGACTCCGCGTGGCTGTGGCCGCTGCGGGAGACCCGCCGCAAGTGCGCCCGCACCTTCTCCAACGTGTGCTGGCTGCTGGAGCACTACGAGCAGCTGACGTTCTCCTGCTCCTCCGCCCAGCAGTACGCCTGGATCCGCGACGAGTACCCCGGTCTCTGGAAGCGCATCAGCCGTCACGTCGCCGAGGGGCGCTTCATCCCTGTCGGCGGCATGTGGGTCGAGTCGGACACCAACATGCCGGGCTCCGAGGCGCTGGCCCGCCAGTTCCTGCACGGCAAGAAGTTCTTCCTCGACGAGTTCGGGATCGAGACGAAGGAGACCTGGCTGCCGGACTCGTTCGGCTACTCGGCCTCCCTGCCGCAGATCTGCGCGCTCGCCGGCAACGACTACTTCCTGACCCAGAAGGTCTCCTGGAACCAGTACTCGACCTTCCCCCACCACACCTTCCGCTGGGAGGGGATCGACGGCACCACGCAGTTCACCCACTTCCCGCCCATCGATGCCTACAACGGTCAGCTGACGGCCGCGGAGCTCGCCTACTTCGAGACGAACTTCAAGGACAAGGGGGCCAGCCACATCGGCCTGACCCCGACGGGCTGGGGCGACGGCGGCGGCGGGCCGACCCGGGAGATGATCGCCTCCCAGGAGCGCTTCGCCGATCTCGACGGTGCCCCCAGGGTGGAGTGGTCCACCCCGACGGACTTCTTCACCCGCGCCCAGGAGGAGCATCCCGAGGCGCCGATCTGGAACGGCGAGCTGTACCTCGAGCTGCACCGGGGCACCTACTCCTCGCAGATCCACGGCAAGCAGGGCAACCGCCGCACCGAGGCGCTGATGCACGACGTGGAGCTATGGAGCGCGACGGCAGCGCATCTCGTCGCCGGCTTCGAATATCCCCACGAAGAGATCGACGCGCTCTGGGACAAGCTGCTGCTGCTGCAGTTCCACGACATCCTGCCCGGCTCCTCGATCGCCTGGGTGCACCGCGAGGCGGAGCACTCCTACGCGCACATCACCGAGCGGGGCGAGGCCCTGGTGGCTGCGGCGCTGCAGGTCCTCGGCGACGACGGCGGCACCGAGCAGCTCGTCAACTCCCGCTCGCGCGCGGTACAGGGCGTCGTCCCGCTCGGCGCGGACGTCCCCGAGCGGCCCGAAGGTGCTCCGGCGCTGTCCCGCGAGGGCGGGAGCCTGGTCGTGGAGACCCCGGAGCTGCATGTCGAGATCGACGAGCGTGGTCTGCTCACCTCGCTGCGCGCAGGACGCGAAGGCCGAGAGGCCATCGCTCCCGGCGCCGGGGGAGCCCTCCTCCAGCTGCACCGCGACGCCCCCAACGCCTGGGACTCCTGGGACATCGACGAGTTCTATCGCCATGTGCACCGGGACCTCGAGGCCGAGTCCGTCCCCGAGGTCACGACCGACGACGACGGCACCGTGCGCGTGGCGGTCGCCTACCGGACCCGCCCGGACGGCTTCCCGGAGCGTCCGTACGAGGGAGCACCCTCGGTGGGCGCGGGGTCGAGGATCGTGCTCACGTACTCCGTCGTCCCCGGAGCGACCGAGCTGGGAATCGACCTCGACGTCCACTGGCATGAGCGCAAGAAGGTCCTCAAGCTCGCCTTCCCCCTGGACGTGCGGGCTGCGGTGATGAGCAGCGAGATCCAGTTCGGGCACATCGACCGACCGATCCCGGTCAACACGAACGAGGACTTCGGTCGGTTCGAGACCTGCGCGCATCGATGGGTCCGGGTCGCCGAGCCGGACTTCGGCATCGCCCTGGCCAACGACTCCTCGTACGGGCACGACGTGCGCCGCGTGCTTCGCGGGAGGAACGGCGCGGGCACGACCACCGTGCTGCGGGCGACGGTGCTGCGGGCAGCGGAGTTCCCGGATCCCCTCGCCGAGGAGGGCGAGTACACCGTGCGCTACGCGATCCGCCCACGGGCGGCCGTCGCCGACGCGATCGACATGGGTGAGGCGCTGAACCAGGCGGAGCGAACGCTCCACCGCTCGGCACCGCTGGAGCCGGTGGCGACCCTCGAGGAGAGCAGCGCGCGCATCCAGACCATCAAGCGCGCCGAGGACCGCTCCGACGATCTGCTGGTGCGGCTGTACGAGTCCGAGGGCCGACGGGCGCTCACCGCGCTCTCCGTCCCCGGGGCGCGCTCGCTCACCGTCGTGGACCTGCTGGAGCGCCCGCTCGATGAGCGCTCGCCCCTCGCGGAGCGGGCGGCGCAGGCACAGGGGGAGCGGATCCCGCTGACACTGAACCCCTTCGAGATCACGACGGTGCGCGCGACGTTCTGA
- a CDS encoding ABC transporter permease, with the protein MLLSLQRVARSLGVLLVVVALTFAIFYVAPIDPALRMCGKPCSPEDLEAARGFMGFDQPWWIQLGTFLMAIVTGRTFGSADVVVECAAPCLGYSFQLHQPVTSLLADRFPISLSIALGAVALQAAFGIAAGVLAARRQGGPLDRIVTGVSVVAASAPAFVVGLLAVVVFALRLGLLPSGGYEPFTDGPLQWARHLVLPWATLAFLNGAIYARLVRSSMIEQLGLDYVRTARATGLSERRIDGYALRNLALPLTTLIALDLGALLGGTVITERIFGQPGLGALLLDATSTADLPVIVGTTLVGSLLIVLANLGADLARPLLDRRLARGGRSSRRPTATTPSAQNPQENPS; encoded by the coding sequence ATGCTCCTCTCCCTGCAGCGCGTCGCCCGCAGCCTGGGCGTGCTCCTCGTCGTCGTCGCCCTCACCTTCGCGATCTTCTACGTCGCCCCGATCGATCCCGCGCTGCGCATGTGCGGAAAACCCTGCTCCCCGGAGGACCTCGAGGCCGCCCGCGGCTTCATGGGGTTCGACCAGCCCTGGTGGATCCAGCTGGGGACGTTCCTGATGGCGATCGTCACCGGGCGCACCTTCGGCTCGGCCGACGTCGTCGTCGAGTGCGCGGCTCCCTGCCTCGGGTACTCCTTCCAGCTGCACCAGCCGGTGACCAGCCTGCTCGCTGACCGTTTCCCGATCTCCCTCTCGATCGCGCTCGGAGCCGTCGCCCTGCAGGCAGCGTTCGGCATCGCCGCCGGCGTGCTGGCCGCACGCCGACAGGGCGGCCCGCTGGATCGGATCGTGACCGGGGTGTCCGTCGTCGCCGCTTCGGCCCCCGCCTTCGTCGTGGGGCTGCTCGCCGTGGTGGTGTTCGCGTTGCGTCTGGGCCTCCTCCCGAGCGGTGGGTACGAGCCCTTCACCGACGGCCCGCTCCAGTGGGCACGCCACCTGGTGCTGCCCTGGGCGACCCTCGCCTTCCTCAACGGCGCCATCTACGCACGGCTCGTGCGGTCCTCGATGATCGAGCAGCTCGGCCTGGACTACGTGCGCACCGCGCGTGCCACCGGACTATCCGAGCGGCGCATCGACGGGTACGCGCTGCGCAACCTCGCCCTGCCGCTGACCACGCTCATCGCCCTCGACCTCGGTGCACTCCTCGGAGGCACCGTCATCACCGAGCGGATCTTCGGCCAACCCGGCCTGGGGGCGCTGCTGCTCGATGCGACCTCCACCGCCGACCTCCCGGTCATCGTCGGCACCACCCTCGTGGGCTCACTGCTCATCGTGCTCGCGAACCTCGGTGCCGATCTCGCCCGCCCTCTGCTGGACCGACGCCTCGCCCGCGGCGGCCGCTCCTCGCGCCGCCCCACAGCCACCACCCCGTCTGCTCAGAACCCTCAGGAGAATCCTTCATGA
- a CDS encoding glycoside hydrolase 5 family protein translates to MPQPMLGANYTPRRGWFHSWGSFDPSPVREDLAQIAQLGLDHVRIFPLWPVLQPSRTLISPTAVDDVLRVVDLAGEQGLDISVDLLQGHLSSFDFLPAWISTWHRRNLFTDPDVIAAQQELARVLGTELDRRPHVTGMTLGNEVGQFAASYHPDPHPVTSRQATEWTRALLETADHHLPGRRNHHSFDDTLWFKDDHPFTPADAVTLGASTTVHSWVFTGAGQTFGEGHPALALYGRYLIEVADLWRRHLGAPADRRIWLQEIGAPTPWVEAEDAPQFADTSIRAAVAHPAVEAVTWWCSHDVSRGLGDFPEVEYSLGLFDEHGRTKPIGEAIGALAAELRAGGADADGPAGRADRTTEADPSRPELPVPDLARDGSDRSVLGPRGEVFAQWVAESLEGRSCRLVVSDDDSPAVEVTDHNASPSAPINLRRVARR, encoded by the coding sequence GTGCCGCAGCCCATGCTCGGAGCCAACTACACACCCCGACGAGGGTGGTTCCACTCCTGGGGCTCGTTCGATCCGTCCCCGGTGCGGGAGGATCTCGCCCAGATCGCGCAGCTGGGACTGGACCATGTGCGGATCTTCCCGCTGTGGCCGGTGCTGCAGCCGTCCCGGACCCTGATCTCCCCCACCGCGGTGGACGACGTCCTCCGGGTCGTGGACCTGGCGGGGGAGCAGGGCCTGGACATCTCGGTGGACCTGCTGCAGGGCCACCTGTCCAGCTTCGACTTCCTGCCCGCATGGATCTCGACCTGGCACCGCCGCAACCTGTTCACGGACCCGGACGTCATCGCGGCCCAGCAGGAGCTGGCCCGTGTGCTGGGCACCGAACTCGACCGTCGCCCGCACGTCACGGGCATGACGCTCGGCAACGAGGTGGGACAGTTCGCGGCGTCCTATCACCCCGATCCGCACCCCGTCACGAGCCGGCAGGCCACCGAGTGGACCCGCGCGCTGCTGGAGACGGCCGACCACCACCTTCCCGGCCGTCGCAACCACCACAGCTTCGACGACACGCTGTGGTTCAAGGACGACCATCCCTTCACCCCGGCCGACGCGGTCACTCTCGGGGCCTCCACCACGGTCCATTCCTGGGTGTTCACCGGCGCCGGCCAGACCTTCGGCGAAGGGCATCCCGCGCTCGCGCTCTACGGGCGCTACCTCATCGAGGTCGCCGATCTGTGGCGGCGGCACCTCGGGGCCCCGGCGGACCGGCGGATCTGGCTGCAGGAGATCGGTGCGCCCACGCCCTGGGTCGAGGCCGAGGACGCACCGCAGTTCGCGGACACGAGCATCCGCGCGGCCGTGGCCCATCCCGCCGTCGAAGCGGTCACCTGGTGGTGCTCCCACGACGTCAGCCGCGGCCTCGGCGACTTCCCCGAGGTCGAGTACAGCCTGGGCCTGTTCGACGAGCATGGTCGCACCAAGCCGATCGGCGAGGCGATCGGCGCCCTCGCCGCGGAGCTGCGGGCGGGAGGCGCCGACGCCGACGGCCCGGCCGGTCGAGCCGACCGCACCACCGAGGCCGATCCGTCCCGCCCTGAGCTGCCCGTCCCCGACCTCGCCCGGGACGGCTCCGATCGCTCCGTCCTCGGGCCCCGCGGAGAGGTCTTCGCACAGTGGGTCGCCGAATCGCTCGAGGGCAGGTCCTGCCGCCTCGTGGTCTCCGACGACGACTCACCCGCCGTCGAGGTCACCGACCACAACGCCAGCCCGTCGGCCCCGATCAACCTGCGTCGCGTCGCGCGGCGCTGA
- a CDS encoding ABC transporter substrate-binding protein produces MTTASFTRRGILVATPLVLGAGTLAACSNSGSASSPDDGGKNGGTLTIFTTGEEMSFDPATSQNLAITTLGLTARRLTSWKTPADAPTELIPDLATDVGTPSKGGQTWTFTLQEGLQFEDGTPITAGTVKYGLERSFASELTGGLTYHKVLLEGGADYAGPFSDEHLDSIETPDDLTLVFHLNRPYGDFGWIASTPAFAPVPEDSGEPETYATEPVASGPYRLESYSPGSHATLVRNETWDVETDQARLGGPDSIEFSLAQDASVVAQAIIADRSDSQDAFLASFVPTAQLVQAQNDPNVGDRLVTSGPGALEYLALNTESDALKDVKVRQAIQYAVDKEAYRTAKGGEISGDYATTLITPGIAGREEYSLYADDPTGDVDQATALLEETGAGDLTLRLVITDDQTGTAESVQQGLKRAGITVTIQPLDENAYSSEVTAGDGSAYDLVLSSWQPDVPSPNANLTPLFDSSQIGHGNYNLARYDNPDVDAAILEASSTLDPEEAHAKWAAVDQQILEDSPVVPLIYSKNSFIHGSGVEKFVIGEFPAYPNYLTVELG; encoded by the coding sequence ATGACCACGGCATCCTTCACGCGACGCGGCATCCTCGTCGCCACCCCGCTCGTGCTCGGCGCCGGAACCCTCGCCGCCTGCTCGAACAGCGGGTCCGCCAGCTCCCCCGACGACGGCGGCAAGAACGGGGGCACCCTGACCATCTTCACCACCGGTGAGGAGATGAGCTTCGACCCCGCGACCAGCCAGAACCTCGCGATCACCACGCTGGGGCTGACAGCGCGTCGGCTCACCTCCTGGAAGACCCCGGCCGACGCCCCCACCGAGCTGATCCCAGATCTCGCGACCGACGTCGGCACCCCGTCGAAGGGCGGCCAGACCTGGACCTTCACCCTGCAGGAGGGCCTGCAGTTCGAAGACGGCACCCCGATCACCGCCGGCACCGTCAAGTACGGCCTCGAGCGGTCGTTCGCCTCCGAGCTCACCGGCGGACTCACTTATCACAAGGTGCTGCTCGAGGGCGGCGCCGACTACGCCGGTCCGTTCTCCGACGAGCACCTCGACTCGATCGAGACGCCCGACGACCTCACCCTCGTCTTCCACCTCAACCGCCCCTACGGCGACTTCGGCTGGATCGCCTCGACCCCGGCGTTCGCACCGGTCCCCGAGGACTCAGGCGAGCCCGAGACCTATGCGACCGAACCCGTCGCCAGTGGCCCCTACCGGCTCGAGTCCTACTCCCCGGGCAGCCACGCCACACTGGTGCGCAACGAGACGTGGGACGTCGAGACCGATCAGGCCCGCCTCGGCGGCCCCGACTCGATCGAGTTCTCCCTCGCCCAGGACGCGAGCGTCGTCGCGCAAGCGATCATCGCCGACCGTTCGGACTCCCAGGACGCGTTCCTGGCGAGCTTCGTGCCCACGGCCCAGCTGGTCCAGGCCCAGAACGATCCGAACGTCGGCGACCGTCTGGTCACCTCCGGCCCTGGCGCGCTCGAGTACCTGGCGCTGAACACGGAGTCCGATGCGCTGAAGGACGTCAAGGTCCGCCAGGCCATCCAGTACGCCGTGGACAAGGAGGCCTACCGCACCGCCAAGGGCGGCGAGATCTCCGGCGACTACGCGACCACGCTGATCACCCCGGGCATCGCCGGCCGTGAGGAGTACTCGCTGTACGCGGACGATCCCACCGGTGACGTGGACCAGGCCACCGCGCTGCTCGAGGAGACCGGCGCCGGAGACCTGACCCTGCGCCTGGTCATCACCGACGACCAGACCGGCACCGCCGAGTCCGTCCAGCAGGGCCTCAAGCGCGCCGGGATCACCGTGACGATCCAGCCGCTGGACGAGAACGCCTACTCCTCCGAGGTCACCGCCGGCGATGGCAGCGCCTACGACCTGGTGCTCAGCTCGTGGCAGCCGGATGTCCCCTCGCCGAACGCGAACCTCACCCCGCTGTTCGACTCCAGCCAGATCGGGCACGGCAACTACAACCTCGCTCGCTACGACAACCCGGACGTGGATGCGGCGATCCTCGAGGCCTCCTCGACGCTCGACCCCGAGGAGGCGCACGCGAAGTGGGCCGCCGTGGATCAGCAGATCCTCGAGGACTCACCGGTGGTGCCGCTGATCTACTCGAAGAACTCGTTCATCCACGGCTCCGGCGTGGAGAAGTTCGTGATCGGCGAGTTCCCGGCCTACCCGAACTACCTCACGGTGGAGCTCGGCTGA